The following coding sequences lie in one Apium graveolens cultivar Ventura chromosome 1, ASM990537v1, whole genome shotgun sequence genomic window:
- the LOC141713338 gene encoding non-specific lipid-transfer protein D, cotyledon-specific isoform-like, with protein MKNLFVSMFVILSVLFLVAQVTEAAVSCGTVTVKAAPCLNYAKGVDAVPSTQCCSGLSTLATGAKTLNDKKAICNCMKNAVKNIRGVQDKFLSKIPTACNIKVNFPVSLSVNCDK; from the coding sequence ATGAAGAACCTCTTTGTTTCTATGTTTGTTATCCTGTCCGTCCTCTTCCTTGTTGCTCAAGTAACCGAAGCCGCCGTCTCGTGTGGCACGGTCACCGTGAAGGCTGCTCCGTGCTTGAATTATGCCAAAGGAGTTGACGCCGTGCCATCAACACAATGTTGCAGTGGACTCAGCACACTAGCTACAGGTGCAAAGACTCTTAATGACAAGAAAGCCATTTGTAACTGCATGAAGAATGCTGTGAAGAATATTAGGGGAGTGCAAGACAAGTTCTTGAGCAAAATACCTACTGCTTGCAACATCAAAGTGAACTTCCCCGTCTCACTTTCAGTCAACTGTGACAAGTAA